Genomic DNA from Deltaproteobacteria bacterium:
CCCCGCGAACGAGCTGGTCCCGGGCGGACCGCTCGATCCCCATCTCCTTCAGGAAGTCGGCCTGCTCGGCCGGCGACAGCTGGGCGATCTCCTCCTCCACCTTCGCGCACAGGCGCACCAGGGGGACCTTCGCTTGCTCCGCCTCCTTCGTCACGTCGGGGTACGTCTCCGCCGTCTCCTCCCCTTCACCGACGTTCAGGATCAGAAGCGTCGGGAGACGACTTACGAACCGGAACCCCGAGAGGACCCGTTCCTCCTCGACCGACAGGTCGACGTTCCGAAGGGGAATCTCCCGCTCGAACGCCGCGATCGCCTTGTGCAGGGCGGTCCACTCCGCGTCCCGCTTCGCCTCCTTCGTCATCCGCTCGATCCGCTTCTGCGCGACGAGGTAATCGGAGAGGACGATGGCGGAGGAGAGTTCGCTGAATTCCGCCGCCGGGTCGAGGCCCCCGGGAGGCGCCGGGTGGTAGTCGTCGGCGAAGGCCCGGACGACCAGCGCGAGGACCTCGACGCTTCGAAGCTCCGTGAGAGCCTGCGGGGAGAGGGGGTCCGTCTCCCCGGCGTCGATGTCGTGGAACGCGATCGAGATGTAGGTGACCTTCTTGGGGTGGAAGATCTCCGCCATCCGGTCGACCCGCTCGTCCGGGACCTTGATGGCGCACACTCCCGCGTTCTTCCCCTGGGCGCTCCCCTCCGTGACGCCCGAAAGCGAACGGAACAGCGTGCTCTTCCCCGATCCCGTGTTTCCGAAGATTCCGACGTCCACCGTGCCGCCCCTTCCTTACTCGTCCGGAATCCCTGCCAGCAGGTCGTCCTCGGGCAAGGGTAGCCCGGGAAGCCGCGTCCTGGCAAGGACGTACGTTTCCTGCCGCGCGAACTCCCGGTAGCCGGGACGCTCGAGGAGCCGTCGGATGTCCTTCGCCTGGGTCTTGTGGCAATGGAAGGCGCGGATCTTCGTCTCCACCTGTTCCGAGGTGTCGATGAAGGCGGTAAGTCTCGCGTGTGGAACCCCGAAAAGGGGGGCGTCCCACCCCGCGAAGAACTCCTGCGCGATCTCGAATTGATACAGCTTGAGGGGCGCCCAGACGGGGGCGCCGTCGCCGGGGTACCACGTCGAATCGGCGGAGCGGTCGAAGGCGGACAGGGCCACCTCGCACATGACCTTGTGGTCGGCGTGGCGCGACACCCCCTCGGGGCCGAATCCCACAAGGACGTGGGGGCGCACCCGTCGGATCACCTCGACGGCGCGCTCCACCAGCTGCTCCCGGGGCACGTTCACCAACTCCCCGTCGAGGAACCCGAGGAAGTGGACCTTGGCGATCCCGAGGATCTCCGCCGCCGCCATCAGCTCCCCGGCGCGCACCTCCCCGAGGTGTTCCCGATCGGTCACCGGGGGATCGCCGACCATCCCGGCCTCCCCCCGGGTCGCCGTCGCCAGGTGCACCTCTTCCCCCGCACTGGCATACCGCGCGATCGTCCCGCCGGTGCCGAACGTCTCGTCGTCGGGGTGCGCCAACAGGAACAGGATCCTTTTCCGCATGATCTTCCCCTTTCCTCAGCGACTCTTATGATACTTCACGCGCCGGGAAAGGTTCCGCCTTGAGGAGTGGAAGGTTGGATCCCTACCAGTTGTACCCGGCCTCGCCGTGCTCCGAGAGGTCCAGCCCCATCACTTCGTCCTCCCGCGAGACGCGGAGCCCCATGAGCTTGTCCAGGACCTTCAGCAACGCAAAGGTGACGACGAAGGAGTAAACTAGCACAACTCCCGCCGCCACGCCGATCAAGAGGGCGAAAACCGGCTCGACGAACCCGGACGCCGGGGTGATGGTGCCGAGTCCCGCGATGCATCCGGAGGCGGCACCGAGGACGGTCGGCTTGCCGCGGTGGATCCACTCGGTGAACATCCAGGCGAGCGTGCCCGCGGCGGCGGCCATGTGGGTCGATACGAAGGCCCGGACGGAGAGGCCGTCCGCGGCGAGAGCGCTCCCGGCGTTGAAGCCGAACCATCCGAACCAGAGCAACCCCGCTCCGAGCACCGTCATCGGCAGGTTGTGCGGCGCCATGTTCTCGCTGCTGAACCCTTTCCGTTTCCCGACCACCAGGGCCGCCGCCAGGGCGGAGACCCCCGCGGTGATGTGCACGACCGTTCCTCCCGCGAAATCGATCGCCCCGAGGTTCCGAAGCCATCCGCCGATCCCCCACATCCAGTGCGCGACCGGGTTGTAGACCAGCAGCGACCACACCAGGCTGAAGACGAGGAACGTGGAGAACCGGAACCGCTCCGCGAACGCTCCCGCGATCAGCGCGGGCGTGATGACCGCGAACATCATCTGGTAGATCATGAACGCCTGGTGGGGAACCGTTGCCGCGTACCCCTTGTACGGCTCGATCCCGACCCCTCCCAGGCCGAACCAGGACAGGTCGCCGATCACTCCCCAAGGTCCGGGCCGAACGCCGCGCTGTACCCGACGAACATCCACTCGACGCTGATGAGGGCGATGACGATGAACGATTGCATGATCGTGCCGAGGATGTTCTTCCGCCGGACCATTCCGCCGTAGAACATGGCCAGCGCCGGGGTCATGATCATGACCAGTGCCGCAGAGACGAGAAGCCACGCCGTGTCGCCGTTGTTCACACCGATATCCTCCTTGCTAAAGGTGATGGGGCCGGGGAGGTGTGAGCGATGGAGATGCCATGGGTGAGGATGCCGAATCGAAAGGAGATTTCGTGGGCATACCGACGGGAGGCAGGACAATTACGTAAAATTATTAACAATAAAATCAACAAAAAGACATATATGACGGCTTACAGAGAGAGGAAGATCGGGGGGCGCCGCGGATGCGACGCCCCCCACCTCCATCAGGTGAGGTCGGCCCCATCACCCCCTGGAGGATCCTGCATTCTTTCCGCCCGAAGCGCTGCCGGGCTACCAGTTGTACCCGGCCTCGCCGTGCTCCGAGAGGTCCAGCCCCATCATCTCGTCTTCCCGCGAGACGCGAAGCCCCATGAGCTTGTCGAGAACCTTGAGCAGCCCGTAGGTCACGACGAAGGAGTAGATCAGCACGGCCGCCACCGCCAGCGCCTGGATCGCAAGCAGCTTCGCGTTCCCGTAAAAGAGGCCGTTCGCCCCGCCCGCGTTGACCACCGTGGTGGCGAGCAACCCCGTGGCCAACGCACCCAACGTTCCGCCCACGCAGTGGACGCCGACGACGTCGAGGGCGTCGTCGTACCCGAGACGCCCCTTCATCATCACGGCGCCGTAGCAGATCGCTCCCGCCGCCACGCCGATCGCCATCGCCGAAAGCGGCGTGACGAACCCGGAAGCGGGCGTGATCGCCACCAGTCCGGCGACGCACCCGGAGGCCGCCCCGAGGACGGTAGGCTTGCGTCGGTGAACCCACTCCGTGAAGATCCACGAGAGGGTCGCGGACGCCGCCGCGAGGTGAGTGGCCACGAAGGCGCTCGTGGAGAGTTCCCCCGCCGCGAGGGCGCTTCCGGCATTGAACCCGAACCATCCGAACCAGAGGATGGCGGCGCCGGTCACCGTCATCGGCAGGTTGTGCGGCGCCATGTTGTCCGACCCGAACCCCTTCCTTTTCCCCACGACCAGGGCCGCCGCCAGCGCCGAGACCCCGGAGGTGATGTGGACGACCGTGCCCCCGGCGAAGTCGAGGGCGCCCATGTTCCGGATCCATCCGCCGATCCCCCACACCCAGTGGGCCACGGGGTTGTACACCAGCAAGGACCACAGCAGGCTGAAAACGAGGAAGGTCGAGAAACGGAACCGCTCCGCGAACGCCCCGGTGATCAGCGCCGGGGTGATGACCGCGAACATCATCTGGTAGATCATGAAGGCCTGGTGGGGAACCGTCGCCGCGTACCCCTTGAACGGCGCGAGCCCGACCCCGGAGAGCCCGAACCAGGAGAGGTCGCCGATGATCCCCCCGTGATCAGGCCCGAAGGCCATGCTGTAGCCGACCAGCGCCCACTCCACGCTGATGAGGCCGATCAGGACGAGCGATTGGACGATCGTCCCCAGAATGTTCTTCCTGCGGACCATCCCCCCGTAGAACAGCGCAAGCCCCGGTGTCATGAACATGACCAGGGCCGCGGACACGAGCAGCCAGGCGGTGTCACCAGTGTTCATCGTCGTTTCCTCCCGTCAGTGATGGGTGCCGACCCACGCATCAAGGATAGCAACGGGCGTGCCGTTGGAAAAGCCACCGGAATCCAAGCGGTTCCGGTGATGCCGCCGGAACGGGACGGACAATAGTGTTTCTATTACGACATTAGCGGCCGACAAGGGACACATCTTCCCGTCTGCACCTTGTGATTCTGGGTTGTGGGCGTGGGACACACCTTCCCTGCGTCCCGTGGTTACACCAGGTATGTCCCCCGAAAGCGCCTGCACCTCAAAGTGACTCTCCCCTGCCGTACCATACGCTGCAAAGATCCATCTGTGGCTGGTGTCGCGGGTGACGCAGCGGAGAGCGGACGACGCAGGGTGGTCCGGCTGCGCCGCCTCGGAGGGCGGGGCTCCGTTCGTGGCTCGCCGTGCGATGAACCTGCACGGCTGCGCTTTACCTCACTGCGCCCCCCCTCCTACGGCGACTCCGCCGGACCACCATCCGACCACAAACCACTGATGGATCTTTGCAGCGTGTGGTGCGGCAGGAGGGAGTCACTGTAAGGTGCAGGCGCTTTCGGGGGACATTCCTGGGGTAACCCCGGGATGAAGGGAAGGAGTGTCCCGCGCCCACAACCCACAAGCGGCCCCACAGGATTTCCCTTCTGGGGGCCCGCGCATCTGCGTTACAATCACTCCCTGTTCTCCCGCCGCGACGCAATCACCGAAGGGAGCCCGCCCGATGCACGAATCGCTGTTTGCCGCCTGCCTGCGCGGCGCCGATGCCGTCCTCTCCCTCACCCGAACCACCCTCGACGCCGCCGTGGCCCGCCGCGGGAAAGACGCGCCGCTGGCGTACCCCGATACCGCCTACGAACTTCCGGTCGCCTTCGGGCTGACCGACCTTCGGGTAGCGACCCTGGCCGACGCCGGACCGGTGCTCGACCTGGCGCGGACGCTCGTGAGGGACGGCGCCACGGCTTCGAACGCGCTCGACGCCGGCGCGGCCACGCTCCTGGCCGCGGACGTGCTCGGGGCGCTCTCCCACGAAAAAGGGAACCCGTACCCGCCCCCCGCGGTCGGCTTCGTCCCCGATTCCACCCTTCGCAAACTCGGGATCTATCTTGTGGACGGCTCCGTTCCAGGGGTCGCCGTGGTGATCGGAAAGGCCACGGATCCCGCGGCCGCGGCGGCGATGGTCCGGCAGTTCCAGGAGATCGGGCTCCTCGTCTTCCTCGCGGGGGACGTGGTCCCGCAGCTCGACGCGCAGGGAGTGAAACTCGGGGAGGATTTCAAGACGTTCCCGCTGGGGCCGCTCCCCGCGGTGATCCACGCCGTCAACTTCGCCGTCCGCGCGGGGCTCACCTTCGGCGGAATCGGCCGCGGCCAGGGAGCCGCGATGCTCTCCTATCTCGCCAACCGCGTGAAGGCATTCGTGTGCGCCCTCGGGCCCCTGGACGACGTCGCCCTGGCGATCGCCGCGGGCGCGATGAAGGCGGGGCTGACGGTCCTGTCCGATCAACCCGTGCCGGAAATCCCCGGGCTGCTCCTCTCGCGCCCCGCGGGCGACGAAATGGTTCGCGCGGGGATGGAGGCGCGGGGCATCAAGGTGAAGATGGTCAAGGTGCCGATCCCCATCGCCTTCGGTCCCGCCTTCGAAGGGGAGCGGATCCGGAAGGCCGACACGCACATCGAGTTCGGCGGCGGGCGCTCCGTGGCCTACGAACTCGTCCGCAGCGCCCCCCCGGAAGAGGTGCACGACCGGGAGATCGTCGTGGACGGCCCCGATCTCCGGGGGCTGCCGAAAGGGAGCGTCCTCCCGCTGGGGATCGTCGTCCGGGTCGCCGGCGCGCGGATGCAGCACGACTTCGAATCGGTCCTCGAGCGCCGCATCCACCGGATCGTCAATTACGGCGAGGGAACGATGCACGTCGCCCAGCGGGACACCACCTGGATCCGCGTCTCGACGGAGGCGGTCGGGAAGGGATTCTCCCTCGCGGACCTCGGCCTCATGCTCTACGCCAAGCTGCACGCGGACTTCGAGAACATCGTGGACAAGGTGTCGGTTTCGATCACGACCCGACCGGAGGATGTGCAGGCGGGGCTGGCCGGGGCGCGGGCCGCCTACGCCGAGCGGGACGCGCGGGCGCGCACGCTGACCGACGACGCCGTCTCCGAGTTCTACTCCTGCACCCTGTGCCAGTCGTTCGCCCCCAACCACGTCTGCATCGTCTCCCCCGAGCGCCTCGGACTGTGCGGAGCGATCAATTGGCTCGACGGGAAGGCGGGGTTCGAGATCACCCCGACCGGCCCCAACCAGCCGGTGCTGAAGGGAGCGGTCCGGGACGCGGTAAAGGGATCGTTCGACGGGGTGAACGCGTTCGTCCGGGAGAATTCGCGCAACACCGTGACCGAGATGAACCTCTACTCCATCATGGAGTCGCCGATGACCTCGTGCGGCTGCTTCGAATGCGTCCTCGCCATCATCCCCGAGGCGAACGGCGTGATGGCGGTCAACCGCGAGTTCACCGGACAGGAAACGCCGTGCGGGATGGGGTTCTCCACCCTGGCCGGTTCCGTCGGGGGCGGCGTGCAGACCCCGGGCTTCATGGGCGTGGGGAAACATTACCTGCTGAGCCGGAAATTCCTCGGGGCCGAGGGGGGCCTTGCGCGCGTCGTCTGGATGACCCGGGAGATGAAGGAAACCCTCGGGCCGCTCCTGCGGGAGCGGGCGGCGGAGATCGGGATGCCCGACCTCGTCGATCAGATCGCGGACGAAACGGTCGCGGTGACGCCCGAAGCGCTTGTCGAACACCTGGTGAAGGTGGGACACCCCGCCCTCAAGCTCCCTCCCCTGCTTTGAGCGTGGCGCTTCCCATCCAGAGCTTTCCCGGAAGGATCCTCGCGGTGACGCTGCCCGCCGGGCCGGGGGGAACTCCCGTCACCGTGGGAGGGCAGAACGCCTTGCCGCTCCTGCCGGAGGGGGAACACCCCAACGCGCCCGCGGTGGGAATGGAGGTTCGCACGGGGCCGCAGGAGATCCCCCCCGCGCTGGCCGGGACGATCGGGGCCTTCGCCGGCGATCCCGCCGCGATGGCCCGCAAGTGCGCGGGCGACTGGGGGGCGCGCTTCCTCTTCCTCTCCCTTGCAGGCTGCCATCCCGACGCGGGGGGGCAGAGCGTGTCCTTCGGTGCGGCCGTCGTCCGGGAGGTGCTCTCCGCCACGCCCGCCCCGGTGATCGTGGGGGGATGCGGCGACGAGGAGGTGGACGCCTTGCTCTTCCCCGCCGTCGCGGAGGCGGCCGGTCGGCCGGTCTTCCTCTCGTACGCGGAGGAGAAGAATCACCGGCTCGTCGCGGGCGCGGCGCTGGCGTACGGCCACGGCGTGGTCGCCTGGTCCCCCATCGACATCAACATGGCCAAGCAGATGAACCTCCTCCTCGCGGACCTCGGGTTCCCCCCCGATCGCGTCCTCATCGACCCGCTGACGGGAGGTCTCGGCTACGGGATGGAATACACCTTCTCCATCGTCGAGCGGATCCGCCTTGCCGGCCTCTCGGGGGATGCCGCGCTCGCCCGCCCGGTGCTGTGCCACCTCGGGGACGCGTGGAAGGCGCGGGAGGCGACCGACGCGTCGGAAGGGACCTGGGGCGACTTCGACCTGCGCGGGCGCCGATGGGAGGAGACGACGGGCCTCGCGTGCCTGGCGGCCGGGGCCGACCTGCTCGTTTGCCGCCACCCTTCGACCGTCGCGCGCCTGTCGGGGGCCGCGTGGCGCTGACCGCGATCGACATCTACAAACTGCTGCCGAAGACCAACTGCAGGGAGTGCGGCCAGTCGACCTGCCTGGCCTTCGCGATGCAGATCGCCGCCGGGAAGGCGTCGATCGACCTTTGTCCGCCCGCCTCGGAAGAGGCCAGGGAGAAGCTGTCGGCCGCCGCTGCGCCGCCGCTGCCGAAGGTGACGATCGGGACCGGGGAACGCGAGGTCGTCCTCGGCGACGAGACGGTCCTCTTCCGGCACGAGAAGACCTTCTACCACCCGACGGCGATCGCCGTTTCGATCCGGGACGACGCGTCGGACGAGGAGTTCGCTTCGCGGCTCGCGGCGATCCGGCGCCTCTCGTTCGAGCGGGTCGGCCAGCGGATCTCCGTCGACCTCGTCGCCCTCCGCTGCGTCTCGGGAAACGCGGACCGGTACGCCCGCGCGGCCGCCGCCGCGCTCGAGGCGACGGGGCTCCCCCTCGTTCTCCTCGCCCCGGCGGGACCGCTCGCGGCGGCGGTCGAGGCGGTGGCGCCTTCCCGGCCGCTCCTCGCGCCCCCCCCGGAGGATCTCGTCCCGGCAGCGAAGCTCGCGGCGGAAAGGAAACTCCCCCTGCGGGTGCGGGCCCGGGGGATCGAGGGACTCTCCGTCGCGCTGGCCGACGCCCGCGCCGCCGGGGCAACCTCGCTGGTCGCCGATCCCTCCCCGGAGACGCCCCGGGAGGCCGTGTCCTTTGCCACGACCTTGCGGCGGCTGGCGATCCTCTCGAGAAACCGCGATTTCGCGTACCCCTCGGCGTTCGACCTCGGCGGCGGGTTCCCGGACCCGTTCCTCGCCGCGGCGCTCCTCGTGGCGAAGTACGGCTCGCTCCTCGTGCTGGACTCCGCGGACCCGGCGGACCTGCTTCCGCTGCTCACGCTGCGGCAAAACCTGTTCACCGACCCGCAGCGGCCGATCCAGGTGGAGCCGGGCGTCTACCCGATCGGGATCCCGTCCGGATCGTCGCCCGTCATCATCACCACCAACTTCTCCCTCACCTACTTCACCGTCCGCGGCGACGTCGAGGCGGCGAAGGTCCCCGCGCACCTCCTCATCGCCGACGTCGACGGCATGTCGGTGCTTACCGCGTGGGCCGCCGGGAAGTTCACGGGGGAGTCGATCGCGAAGATGCTCGCCGAGTGCGGGATCGAGGAAAAGGTGACCCACCGGACCCTCATCCTTCCCGGCATGGTCGCGCGCCTCTCCGGCCGGATCGAGGAGCTGTCCGGGTGGCGGGTCCTCGTCGGCCCGCAGGAGTCGTCCGCCCTCCCGTCGTACCTGCGCCGCCTCCCGCCGGGGGCCTTCCTCCCCGTTCATGCCTGACGAGCCCGGGTCGATCCGCTTTCTTCCCGACGGGGTCGACGTCCCCCGGATCCCCGGGGAATCGCTCCTTTCCCACGCCCTGCGCGGCGGTGTCCCGCTCCTCTCCCCCTGTGGCGGGGAGAGCCGGTGCGGAAAATGCCGGGTCCTGGTGGCCGGCGACACCCGCGGCGGGGAGGACCCGGGGGCACTCACCCAGACGGAAATCGCCGCCGGGATCCGCCTCGCGTGCCGCTGCTTCCCCTCCTCCGGCGACGTCTCCGTGACGATCCTACCCGGGAGCAGGCCCGCCCGCCTCGCGGCGTACCTCGACGGAAAGGACCTGGCGGGGGACGAACCGTTCCTTCCCCTGTCTCGCGCCGCATCGGGAGGCGCTCCGCTCGGGGTGGCGCTGGACCTGGGGACGAGCACTCTGGCCGGCACGCTCGTGGATCTCTCGGACGGAACCGTCCTGTCCCGCGCGACGGCGGACAACCCGCAGATGGCGTGCGGCGAGGACCTCATCTCCCGCGTGGTGTTCGCCGAAGAGACGACCGGCGGGTTCGAACTACTGAGGGGCCGGCTCCTTTCGGGGGTGGACGGCATGGTGCGCCGACTCCTCGAAGCCTCCCCGGTGCCAGGGGAAGTCACCGACGTCGTCGCCGCGGGGAACACCGTCATCTCCCACTTCCTGTACGGGATCTCCCCCTCCCCGATCCGGCGGCCGCCGTACCATCCGGTCCGGAAGGAGTACCCCGTCGTGCCGGGAGAAACATTGGGGACCGGTCCGGCGACGGCGCGGGCGATGTGGCGGATCTTCCCGTCCCTCGGGGGGTTCGTCGGCGGCGACGTGGTGGCGGGCATTCTCGCCTCGGGGATGCACCGGCAGGAGGAGGTCAGCCTGCTCTTCGACGTCGGCACCAACGGGGAGGTGGTGCTGGGGAACCGGGATTGGCGGATCGCCTGTTCCTCCTCCGCCGGGCCCGCCTTCGAGGGGGGCGAGGTAGGCTGCGGCATGCGCGCGTACCCGGGAGCGATCGAGTCGGTCCGGATCGAACCGGAGACCGCGGCGGCGGAGTGGACGGTGATCGGGCGGGGCCGACCGGCGGGCCTGTGCGGCTCGGGAATCCTCGA
This window encodes:
- a CDS encoding DUF933 domain-containing protein; translation: MDVGIFGNTGSGKSTLFRSLSGVTEGSAQGKNAGVCAIKVPDERVDRMAEIFHPKKVTYISIAFHDIDAGETDPLSPQALTELRSVEVLALVVRAFADDYHPAPPGGLDPAAEFSELSSAIVLSDYLVAQKRIERMTKEAKRDAEWTALHKAIAAFEREIPLRNVDLSVEEERVLSGFRFVSRLPTLLILNVGEGEETAETYPDVTKEAEQAKVPLVRLCAKVEEEIAQLSPAEQADFLKEMGIERSARDQLVRGAFEATRYISFLTVGEDEVRAWNVREGSTAPTAAGKIHSDLEKGFIRAEVISSDDFLRCGSMAKAKTEGKLRLEGKEYVVKDGEIVHVRFNV
- a CDS encoding ASKHA domain-containing protein, with amino-acid sequence MPDEPGSIRFLPDGVDVPRIPGESLLSHALRGGVPLLSPCGGESRCGKCRVLVAGDTRGGEDPGALTQTEIAAGIRLACRCFPSSGDVSVTILPGSRPARLAAYLDGKDLAGDEPFLPLSRAASGGAPLGVALDLGTSTLAGTLVDLSDGTVLSRATADNPQMACGEDLISRVVFAEETTGGFELLRGRLLSGVDGMVRRLLEASPVPGEVTDVVAAGNTVISHFLYGISPSPIRRPPYHPVRKEYPVVPGETLGTGPATARAMWRIFPSLGGFVGGDVVAGILASGMHRQEEVSLLFDVGTNGEVVLGNRDWRIACSSSAGPAFEGGEVGCGMRAYPGAIESVRIEPETAAAEWTVIGRGRPAGLCGSGILDLCAELFRAGFVDRAGRFTSRGGARRRSTERGEAFVVVPGEKSATGRDVSFCESDLKSILRTKAALCAAAEALLAAVGLPREAVARVYVAGGFGNFLDLRSALTIGLFPPIPLSRFAPLGNASLAGALGALRNRRRWKEALSLASGTMYHDLSSDPGFMELYQRGLFLPHTDEESYRSVLAAEVS
- the acsC gene encoding acetyl-CoA decarbonylase/synthase complex subunit gamma — its product is MALTAIDIYKLLPKTNCRECGQSTCLAFAMQIAAGKASIDLCPPASEEAREKLSAAAAPPLPKVTIGTGEREVVLGDETVLFRHEKTFYHPTAIAVSIRDDASDEEFASRLAAIRRLSFERVGQRISVDLVALRCVSGNADRYARAAAAALEATGLPLVLLAPAGPLAAAVEAVAPSRPLLAPPPEDLVPAAKLAAERKLPLRVRARGIEGLSVALADARAAGATSLVADPSPETPREAVSFATTLRRLAILSRNRDFAYPSAFDLGGGFPDPFLAAALLVAKYGSLLVLDSADPADLLPLLTLRQNLFTDPQRPIQVEPGVYPIGIPSGSSPVIITTNFSLTYFTVRGDVEAAKVPAHLLIADVDGMSVLTAWAAGKFTGESIAKMLAECGIEEKVTHRTLILPGMVARLSGRIEELSGWRVLVGPQESSALPSYLRRLPPGAFLPVHA
- a CDS encoding acetyl-CoA decarbonylase/synthase complex subunit delta (part of a complex that catalyzes the cleavage of acetyl-CoA) — translated: MTLPAGPGGTPVTVGGQNALPLLPEGEHPNAPAVGMEVRTGPQEIPPALAGTIGAFAGDPAAMARKCAGDWGARFLFLSLAGCHPDAGGQSVSFGAAVVREVLSATPAPVIVGGCGDEEVDALLFPAVAEAAGRPVFLSYAEEKNHRLVAGAALAYGHGVVAWSPIDINMAKQMNLLLADLGFPPDRVLIDPLTGGLGYGMEYTFSIVERIRLAGLSGDAALARPVLCHLGDAWKAREATDASEGTWGDFDLRGRRWEETTGLACLAAGADLLVCRHPSTVARLSGAAWR
- a CDS encoding PIG-L family deacetylase, with protein sequence MRKRILFLLAHPDDETFGTGGTIARYASAGEEVHLATATRGEAGMVGDPPVTDREHLGEVRAGELMAAAEILGIAKVHFLGFLDGELVNVPREQLVERAVEVIRRVRPHVLVGFGPEGVSRHADHKVMCEVALSAFDRSADSTWYPGDGAPVWAPLKLYQFEIAQEFFAGWDAPLFGVPHARLTAFIDTSEQVETKIRAFHCHKTQAKDIRRLLERPGYREFARQETYVLARTRLPGLPLPEDDLLAGIPDE
- the acsB gene encoding acetyl-CoA decarbonylase/synthase complex subunit alpha/beta → MHESLFAACLRGADAVLSLTRTTLDAAVARRGKDAPLAYPDTAYELPVAFGLTDLRVATLADAGPVLDLARTLVRDGATASNALDAGAATLLAADVLGALSHEKGNPYPPPAVGFVPDSTLRKLGIYLVDGSVPGVAVVIGKATDPAAAAAMVRQFQEIGLLVFLAGDVVPQLDAQGVKLGEDFKTFPLGPLPAVIHAVNFAVRAGLTFGGIGRGQGAAMLSYLANRVKAFVCALGPLDDVALAIAAGAMKAGLTVLSDQPVPEIPGLLLSRPAGDEMVRAGMEARGIKVKMVKVPIPIAFGPAFEGERIRKADTHIEFGGGRSVAYELVRSAPPEEVHDREIVVDGPDLRGLPKGSVLPLGIVVRVAGARMQHDFESVLERRIHRIVNYGEGTMHVAQRDTTWIRVSTEAVGKGFSLADLGLMLYAKLHADFENIVDKVSVSITTRPEDVQAGLAGARAAYAERDARARTLTDDAVSEFYSCTLCQSFAPNHVCIVSPERLGLCGAINWLDGKAGFEITPTGPNQPVLKGAVRDAVKGSFDGVNAFVRENSRNTVTEMNLYSIMESPMTSCGCFECVLAIIPEANGVMAVNREFTGQETPCGMGFSTLAGSVGGGVQTPGFMGVGKHYLLSRKFLGAEGGLARVVWMTREMKETLGPLLRERAAEIGMPDLVDQIADETVAVTPEALVEHLVKVGHPALKLPPLL
- a CDS encoding ammonium transporter, with protein sequence MNTGDTAWLLVSAALVMFMTPGLALFYGGMVRRKNILGTIVQSLVLIGLISVEWALVGYSMAFGPDHGGIIGDLSWFGLSGVGLAPFKGYAATVPHQAFMIYQMMFAVITPALITGAFAERFRFSTFLVFSLLWSLLVYNPVAHWVWGIGGWIRNMGALDFAGGTVVHITSGVSALAAALVVGKRKGFGSDNMAPHNLPMTVTGAAILWFGWFGFNAGSALAAGELSTSAFVATHLAAASATLSWIFTEWVHRRKPTVLGAASGCVAGLVAITPASGFVTPLSAMAIGVAAGAICYGAVMMKGRLGYDDALDVVGVHCVGGTLGALATGLLATTVVNAGGANGLFYGNAKLLAIQALAVAAVLIYSFVVTYGLLKVLDKLMGLRVSREDEMMGLDLSEHGEAGYNW